GATATCGGCTTCGACCCGGGCCGTGACGCGATAATCCTTGTCCGGAGCAGTCTCAAGCGGGGCGGCGAGAAGCGGCAGGTCGAAGTTGATAGTGCCTTCGTCCTCGGGCGCGATCTTGCCCAGAGCGGTGATCTGTTTTTTGGTCCAGGTGATGCGATTCTTGTCCCGCAGGCCTTGCTGCTTGTCGCGCAGGTTGTTCCAGAGAACGACAGCCGGCAGGTCGGGAACGGTCTCCAGGATCGCAGTCAGGGTCACATCTTCCAGGATCACCCGGCCGGTGTTCTTGTAGGTGATGGAATAATGGAGTTGATCGCCGAAAGCCGCCGCCTGGTCGCCGGTCTTGCCGTTCAGGATCAGGGCCACCATCAGTTGTCCCTCGAGCACCTGAGTCGTGAAAGCGGCTTTTTTCTGCGGCTGGAAAGCGTCATTTGCGTCCAGATAGCCGATCTCGGCCGGGATCTCGATATCGCCTTTCGCTTCCGCGGCGAACGAGCCGGTTATCTTGACGTGTTGTTCGACAAGCGGCGCCAGCGTCTCGATCGGCCACTCGGTCAGCTTCTCGTCGAGCGCCGCCGGTTCGGCGGTCTCGGGGATGAAATTTTGCGGATAGCTGACTCGCAGCCGGAGTTTGTTCAGGTCCGCGTCCGCGGTGTTGACGAAGCCGAAATCGATGACGATCTTGTCGCCGGGCATGATCTTGGCCGGACCCGTGGCGCCGAGTTCGATCATCGAGTCGGTGACGATCAGTGCGCGCGTGGCGACCTTCTGGAACTCGGAGTTGAAGTCGGCCGGCCGGTAGGTGAGGATCGCCTGGAGATCGAGCTGTTTCGCGAGCGGCGCGGTGATCACGCCTTCGACCGTTATCGAGCCGCCTTTGCCGGGGGCGATGGAACCGATCTTCCAGGTCGGTTCGGTCGAGGCCGGATCGAATCTGGTGGCGCTGAATTCTTTGGGCAGGCGCAGTTCGAGCGAGGCGGTGCCGAGAGCGATGTGCTCCTGGTTGCGGTAAGCGATGCGGAAAGAGATCGGCTGACCGCTCTTGATTTCGCCCGGACCCTCGATCTCGACCGTCACGCCTTCGCCGCTGAATTTCTTGTCGCCAGGCGAGAAAAAGAAGAAGCCGGCCCAGGAGACCGCGGCCAGGAAAGCGAAAAAGATGACCAGGCCGAGCAGCAGTTTTTTAGCCATCGAAGGGTTGGCTTGTTCGAGTTTTGTCATGTCCCGCTGCTCTTGGTCGGTGGAGTCGTAGATCGAGTGCAATTCTTTCTCGAGTTCCGCCGGTGAGACCTGCGGCTGGTCTTTGCTCGGAACGGCGGCCGGCGTCTGGGCCGGCTCGGGCGGAAGTTTTTTCGGGGGTTGTCCGCCGGCGGATGAGGGCAAGGTTTTTTTGTGGAAAGGCATAAAGGTTCAGTTGGACCGCGCTTCGGCTCCGAAGCTCAGGTCGCGATCAAGCGTGGCGGCGGCGTTCCAGCGCCCGCGGTCGTCTTCCCGGCGTTCCGGAACCTGCCAGGACAGATGGTAGCCGCGGGGCAGATCGATGCTGGTCGCGATCTCGGCCGGGTTGGCGCCGGGTTGTTTCTGGATCAGGAGCGAGTAGCGCAGCGACTGTCCGGGACGTTCGCCGGTCAGGAGATTGTAGAGGCCCGCGAGTCTGCCGGAGTTGACCTTGGCGGCGGTGATCGTTCCCGGCGGTAGTTTGTAGACCAGAGTGACGACACTGGTCTCGCCGGGATCGGTCATCACCCAGTTGCCGAAGACAGTCTTGCCGGACTCGGTCATGATCTTGGTGCCGGTTTCCCGGTCGAGTTCGGCGTTCTTCTCGGTTTCAGCCACGGCCGGATCGGTCTTGCGGTCGGCTTCGGCAATCTTGAAAAGTTTCGGGTCCGGGGCGCTGAAACCGCCGGCTTCGACCAGCGTGCTGCCGAGCGGCGCGTAAACGCGCAGGTAGTCGACGTTCCGGACGCCGCTGAACAGCGCGCCCTTTTCTCCGTTATGCGTCCGTCTGATCGTGAGCGTCACGAGACCGGTGCCATCGTCGAGAATCTTGACCGCGTGGTCGACAGTTTCCCGCATCACGAGATCGGTCTTCTGGCCGGCGATATTGGTGTGGACGATCTGCAGGTAATCGCCGCCGACGCTGCGGATCTCGCCGCCCCAACCGAGCGCCAAAGCGCGGGATTCGAGATCCTCGTCGCGGAACCAGAACAACGCCTGTTTTTCGGCCAGCGAGGAATAGAGCGTTTCGGTCAGTTTGAGCAGCATCGCCTGGTCGGCGCCGGCCAGCCGCTCCAGAATCTTCGGAGCCAGGTCGGCGATGAATTTCTTCGGCTGGTTGAGGTCCTTGTCGAAATCGAGTTCGACTTCTTTCTGGGTCTCGAAATAGAAATTATCGCTGTCGATGGTCTTGCCGTATTCGGCCATCTCCACCGGTCCGATGATCTTGAGCAGGTCCTCCATGAACGACATGGTGACCGCGATGACCCCGTCGGTGGTCGGGCCGCCGCTTTTCTCGTAGAACCAGGAGATCTTGCGGGCCGAGGACGGGAAGTCGGCGTACCAGTTGGCGTCCTGGAACTCCCAGTTCGGGTTGATGAGGTGCAACGGCTGCGGCGAAGAGATCCTGGAGCGCAGGCTGCCCTGGAGATCATAGGAACCGCCGCCCGGAATCTCGACTTTCTTGATGTTGCCGCGGTTCATGTCCACGAGCGCGAAGCTGCCGATGAAGCCGCCGGTCGGCCGGAGTTCGGCGTTGTTCTGGAAGACGATGAGATAGCGTTTGGTGCCGTTCGGTCCGAGCACATCATGCAGCAGGCTGGCGGCCAGTTCGGCTTTGGCCAGCAGGGAGTTGAGTTTGGGGAGCTGGGCCTGGGCCGCGGCGAGCTGGCCGGCGTATTCTGGCGGCAGGTTCGCGGGCGAGATCTTGGTGAGCGATCTTTCCGCGGCCTGAAGATGCGGCAAAGCTTCGCCGAGCCGGCCGCGCAGTTCCGCGATCTTGGCCGTCGGTTCTTTTTGGGTGTCGAAAGCGGCGAAAGCGGCAGCGAGAGCGGCACCGCCGGCAGCGATCTCTTTTCCGGCGTTCAGGAGCGGCGCGGCAGCGGAGATCCGCGACCGGGCCGGGACGACTGCGGCGGCCGACATCATCAGATTGCCGAGAGTGCCGGTATTTTCTTTGGCGGAAGCGAAACTGCGCTCGGCTTCGGTGAACGCGGCGGCGGCCTCGTCGAATTTGCGGCTCGTCGCGGCCTGGCCGGCGCCTTGGAGCAGGGAAACTCCTTTGAGGCCGTCAGTCATGGCCAGTTGTTTGGTTTCGCGCAGCTGGGCGTAAGCGCTCCAGGCTCCGAAAGGCATGATGAGCAGCAGACAGATGCCGGCGAAACCGAGCAGACGCCGCGGCCAGCCCGATTCGCGCTGCAGCGAGAGTTGGAGATTCTGGGGTTGGAGTGATCGGGTCTGGATCTGGACCGCGGCGAGCGGCAGCAACGGGTTCAGCATCCGAGTTTCGCGGGGCGCTGGCGTCGGCGCGAACAGGCGTGTCGCGGCCGTCCAGGGCAGGGTCGCGATCTTCCAGACGAGGACCGCGAGCAGATGGACGACGGTCAGAATGGTCAGGTCGGCGAGCGGATGTTGGCTGAAGAAATTTTTCACGGTCAGCCAGACGGCGTGGCTGACGCTCGTGGCTTCGGGCGGCGGGAAGTCTTTCCAGCCGCGGGCCCGCGGCGCCAGGGACAGAGCGCGGACATCCTGCAGGTCTGAACCGGAACCGAATTTCGTCGCGATCCGCGACTCTGACGACTTGCTGCTCTCAACTGGTCGAGAGGCATTATTTGGCCTAAAATAGTCATTTTTAAGGTCCAGCAGATGCGGTGAAACATGCTGGCGCGGCGCTGCGGTTTTGGTTGCGACAACCAGCCTGCTCGGGTGGATTTCCGGAGCGGTTTCGCGGCCAGTGAGAGATTGTGGGGCGCGGTCGGGCATCATCGTGGCAGTCACTGTTTCTTTGCCAGAGCCTGCTGGTAATGGCGCAGCGTGGCGGCGGCGCAGGAATTCCAGTCGTACTTTTTGGTCTGAGTCCGGCCTTTGGCCGCGAGTTCGGTCCGGAGTCCGGGATCGTCGGCCAGACTGATCAGTTTCTGAGCCATATCCGTTTCGGATTCAGGGTCGAAGTATAACGCAGCGTCGCCCAGGATCTCGGGCAGGCAGGTCGCCTTCGATGAGGCCACAGCCAGGCCGCGGCACATCGCTTCGAGCGGTGGCAGTCCGAAGCCTTCGCAGAGCGACGGAAAGACGTAGAACTCGGCGGTGTCGTACAGGTCGGCCAGCTCGGCGTCCGAGGCCTTGCCGAAGAAGACGATGTTCTCCGCGATCTTCTGTTTGCGCGCCTCCAGCTGCAGGCGGTCGTAAAAATAATCTTGCGCTCCGACCAGGATCAGATGATGTGATCCGTGGCCGCGGCGGCGGAAGTCGGCGAACGCGCGCAGTAGACGTTCCAGGTTCTTGTGCGGATAGGCGTTGCCGACGTAGAGCAGGAACGGTCGCGTCAGCCCTGGCGGCGGTGCGGCGGGACGGGCCTCGGTCCTCACCGCGGCGCTGAAGGCACTGCCGCAGGCTTCGTAAGTGACGGCGATGGTCTTGTATTTGGCGAAAGGGAAGACCTGTTCGATCTGATCCTGGGTATAGCGCGAGACGGTGATGATGGTCACAGCGCGGGCGATAGCGCTCCGGATGATCAGCCGATAAAAGAAATATTTTGCGCGGAAAAGCAGGGGGCCGAGCGTCGTGGCCCGGGGCGTCGGGTGGCTGAGCAATATCAGATCATGGATCGTGACCACGAACGGCCGGCGATAGAGCCACGGGACGTTGAAGTGGGTGAAATGCATCAGGTCCAGCCGAAAACGCCGCAGCCAGAACGGATAGATCAGCTGCTCGGCCAGTCCGTACCAAGCGAATTCCGCCAGGACCTTGTGGAAGTTCGGATTGCGCGGCGTGTATTCGCCCCAGTTGGTCTCGCGCAGGAACACGAAATACTCGTTCTCGCGGTCGACGAGTTCGAGCTGTCGGATGAGCTCGCTCACGTACCGACCGAGACCCTTGCCCACGGTCCCGTAAAAGCGTGCGTCGATGCCGATGCGCATGGCAGTACAGCGCGGCCTGATCGCCGAAAACAGGCCGGTTCAGTAGATATATTAATGTAAAGCCATTATAGCAGGGGTATTTAGCCTTGACCACCGGGGCTGTCCCCAGGTTGCCAGTGGTCATTCAGCAAAGGCTTTCTTGCTTAAATTTAGCTTAATTTAGCCAAAATAAGCTCGAAGTTTACCTTCCGCCCCGGCTGTGTTCTAATGAAAGCGAAGTTTCCTCGGTAAATTGTCACTGTTCAATCCTCCTTTATGTGCGGCATCGTCGGTTATATCGGCCAGCGCCGGGCGGAAAATGTCTTGCTTGATGGTCTGAAACGTTTGGAATATCGCGGTTATGATTCGGCCGGAGCCGCGACCATCCACGATGGCGACTTATGTGCCGTGAAAACCGCCGGTAAGGTCGCTTTGCTTGAGGATAAATTGTCTCGCGAGCCGCTCGAGGGTTCGGTCGGCATCGCGCATACGCGTTGGGCGACCCATGGCCAGCCGACGGACGCCAACGCGCATCCGCACCTCGATTGCCAGGGCCGCATCGCCGTGGCCCACAACGGCATCATCGAAAATTATGCGGAATTGAAGAAGGAACTGGAGTCGCGCGGGCATCAGTTCCGGTCCGAGACCGACACCGAGGTGCTGGCGCATCTGATCGAGGATTATGCCGCCAAGCTGCCGTTCGGCGAAGCGGTCGCGGCGGCTTTGAAGCACGTGGTCGGCACGTTCGGGTTGGCGGTGATCTCGGCTTCGGAGCCGCGCCGGGTCTACGGCGCGCGCCGCGGGAGTCCGCTGGTCATCGGCATCGGCCGCAACAGCGAGGAATTTTTTCTGGCCTCGGATCCGGCCGCGGTCCTGGCCTACACCCGCGACGTCATTTATCTGGATGACGACGAGGTCGTGGAACTCGCCGACGGCGGCGTGGAGACGTTCTCGCTCGACCAGGTCCGTAAACAGAAGAAGGTCGAATCCATCGAGTGGAGCATCGACGAGATCGAGCGCGGTCGTTTTCCGCATTTCATGATGAAAGAGATCTTCGAGCAGCCGGCGGTCGTGACGAACGCTTTGCGCGGCCGGCTCGATGCGAGGAACGGGCTTGCGATACTCGGCGGCCTCAAGGATGTCGAGGAGCGGCTGCGCGACGCGGAGCGGCTGACGATTACGGCTTGCGGCTCGGCGTATCTCGCCGGCGCGGTCGGCGCTTACATGATCGAGGAGATTGCGGAGCTGCCGGCGCGCGCCGAACTTGCGTCCGAGCTGCGTTATCGCAAACCGATCTTCGACCGTTCGAAGGAGGCGGTCATCGCGGTCTCTCAGAGCGGCGAGACCGCCGATACTTTGGGTGCGCTGCGCGAGGCGAAGAACAAGGGCGTGCTCACGCTCGGTGTCGTGAACGCCGTCGGTTCGACCATCGCGCGCGAG
This genomic window from Patescibacteria group bacterium contains:
- a CDS encoding DUF4012 domain-containing protein, with protein sequence MPDRAPQSLTGRETAPEIHPSRLVVATKTAAPRQHVSPHLLDLKNDYFRPNNASRPVESSKSSESRIATKFGSGSDLQDVRALSLAPRARGWKDFPPPEATSVSHAVWLTVKNFFSQHPLADLTILTVVHLLAVLVWKIATLPWTAATRLFAPTPAPRETRMLNPLLPLAAVQIQTRSLQPQNLQLSLQRESGWPRRLLGFAGICLLLIMPFGAWSAYAQLRETKQLAMTDGLKGVSLLQGAGQAATSRKFDEAAAAFTEAERSFASAKENTGTLGNLMMSAAAVVPARSRISAAAPLLNAGKEIAAGGAALAAAFAAFDTQKEPTAKIAELRGRLGEALPHLQAAERSLTKISPANLPPEYAGQLAAAQAQLPKLNSLLAKAELAASLLHDVLGPNGTKRYLIVFQNNAELRPTGGFIGSFALVDMNRGNIKKVEIPGGGSYDLQGSLRSRISSPQPLHLINPNWEFQDANWYADFPSSARKISWFYEKSGGPTTDGVIAVTMSFMEDLLKIIGPVEMAEYGKTIDSDNFYFETQKEVELDFDKDLNQPKKFIADLAPKILERLAGADQAMLLKLTETLYSSLAEKQALFWFRDEDLESRALALGWGGEIRSVGGDYLQIVHTNIAGQKTDLVMRETVDHAVKILDDGTGLVTLTIRRTHNGEKGALFSGVRNVDYLRVYAPLGSTLVEAGGFSAPDPKLFKIAEADRKTDPAVAETEKNAELDRETGTKIMTESGKTVFGNWVMTDPGETSVVTLVYKLPPGTITAAKVNSGRLAGLYNLLTGERPGQSLRYSLLIQKQPGANPAEIATSIDLPRGYHLSWQVPERREDDRGRWNAAATLDRDLSFGAEARSN
- a CDS encoding glycosyltransferase family 1 protein, with translation MRIGIDARFYGTVGKGLGRYVSELIRQLELVDRENEYFVFLRETNWGEYTPRNPNFHKVLAEFAWYGLAEQLIYPFWLRRFRLDLMHFTHFNVPWLYRRPFVVTIHDLILLSHPTPRATTLGPLLFRAKYFFYRLIIRSAIARAVTIITVSRYTQDQIEQVFPFAKYKTIAVTYEACGSAFSAAVRTEARPAAPPPGLTRPFLLYVGNAYPHKNLERLLRAFADFRRRGHGSHHLILVGAQDYFYDRLQLEARKQKIAENIVFFGKASDAELADLYDTAEFYVFPSLCEGFGLPPLEAMCRGLAVASSKATCLPEILGDAALYFDPESETDMAQKLISLADDPGLRTELAAKGRTQTKKYDWNSCAAATLRHYQQALAKKQ
- the glmS gene encoding glutamine--fructose-6-phosphate transaminase (isomerizing): MCGIVGYIGQRRAENVLLDGLKRLEYRGYDSAGAATIHDGDLCAVKTAGKVALLEDKLSREPLEGSVGIAHTRWATHGQPTDANAHPHLDCQGRIAVAHNGIIENYAELKKELESRGHQFRSETDTEVLAHLIEDYAAKLPFGEAVAAALKHVVGTFGLAVISASEPRRVYGARRGSPLVIGIGRNSEEFFLASDPAAVLAYTRDVIYLDDDEVVELADGGVETFSLDQVRKQKKVESIEWSIDEIERGRFPHFMMKEIFEQPAVVTNALRGRLDARNGLAILGGLKDVEERLRDAERLTITACGSAYLAGAVGAYMIEEIAELPARAELASELRYRKPIFDRSKEAVIAVSQSGETADTLGALREAKNKGVLTLGVVNAVGSTIARETDAGIFVHAGPEIAVASTKAFVAQLTVFAVLALYLGRQRRMSQAAGERIVEELLALPAKIERILAQNEHIKLLAKKYARYPSLLYMGRKYNAPLASEGALKLKEIAYIHAEGYAAGEMKHGPIALLDLEFPTFAIATKDSVYEKMRSNIEEARARRAPVVAIASEGDEGLMHLTDDIIYVPRTIEMLSPILNVIPLQLFAYHAAIARGLDPDKPRNLAKSVTVE